The Tachyglossus aculeatus isolate mTacAcu1 chromosome 27, mTacAcu1.pri, whole genome shotgun sequence genomic interval AGGAAATTTTGACAAGCCGCAGGATCCTTCTCCCTTCTCGCGGCTcccagccctcatctccctccactTCTGCCCTGCGACCCCTCCAACCTCTGCCCCGCTCCCACACAGCCCGCGCCCCTTCCAACCTCTGCCCCGTGCCCACTCCTCTCCAACCGCTGCCCTATGCCCATACATCCCATGCCCCCCACCAACCTCTGCCCTGCTCCCACACACCCAGCGCCCCCCTCCAACCTCTTCCCCGCACCCACACATCCCACACACCCCCTCCAACCTCTGCCCCGCACCCTGCTGAGCGGTGGGAAAGGATGAGGGTCAGTTGGAGCCCCTGGGCTGGGACtgcagggcggggggcgggggctggatGGCTCAGCTGCCACTTCTCCAATCCTGTACTTCGCTGACTCAGCTGGAGGCTTGTGCTGATGGCACAGGAAGTCCAGCAGGACCTGCCCAAGTCTGGGGCTAGGGCACAGTGCCGGGGCATGGGGCATGGAGCTGGGGCTCGGGACCCGGgcatggaggtggggctggggtcgCCACCAGCGCTGGGAATCTGGGCCAAGCAGGCCCTCCACCCTACCCCCACCTCAGGTCtgctttctgcacacagcaaagagaagcattgtgacctagtgggaagagccaagaagtcagaggacttgtgttttaatccctccccttccacttGCCCGCTACATAAcagagtaaatcacttaacttctctgtatctcagcttcttcatctgtaaaacggggctcaaTACCTCCTCACGAagctacaagtgcttagtacaaagcttggtccaaagtaagcactgaacaagtatcacaattatttttgtgattacctggtacctactgtgttcagagtgctgtgTTGGGTGCCTGctacatgcagagcagtgtactggttGCCTTCTggttgtagaacactgtattggcACTAAATATGTGAGGGGTGCTATGCTGGGTGTCTGCTGTGAGCAGGACACTGAGCTGGGCATCTGCTGAGGGCAGAGCAACTGTgctgggtgcctgctgtgtgcagagcacggggctggacaTCTACAAAGTGGTTTACAGTTTTATGCTTCTCAAGTGACCAGTTGTGATGCACATGATGAACATCCGTGGTATGAAGCAGGGACGAAAGAGAAGTGGTCTCACTACTTACTAAGAGAGGAACTGGAaataggaaggaagagaaggggagagtgagatgggctgagtggggagagaggaaatgaaaaggaaagaaaggtagagaaggaggtagagagaagaagagagagggaaagtggatCGAAGGAAGAGTGAAGAGAGCAGAGTGGGGAGCAGAGAGTAAGGAGGGCAAAAGGGGAGAAATAAAGCGGGTAGGAGGAaatgaaaagggaaggaagagggggagggaaggaggttgatggagaaaagaaggggaaggagagaagggaggatgaaagaagaggggaaagatggaGGTAGAGCGGTCCTGAGGCGTCCTGAAGGCCTGCCTGGGTATCTGAGAAAAACTGTCACTAAAGAGGTTCAAGGTCCTGCCTGACCAAGAATATCTTCCCAGAATGGCCCTGAAGGGGCACAGAATCCCCAGCCCCACCAGACAGGGGGATGGATGTACTGACCCTGAGGATTCTGTTCAGCCTAGGGATTTGAGGAGTAAGAGCAGCAGGGCTGCTGAGGGTGGGTGGACAGGGCCGGGCAGCAGTGGGCGGCCAGGATCAGTCCATGTTTGTTCCTTTTGCAGGATGGGCAGGATGTCAGTGCCCTGGGGCAACACCAGCTCCCCAGACAGTCCCCTGCAGCAAAGCCACAGCCTCCCCGAGCTGCTCTCCATGGTCATCCTGAGCTTCACGCTGGTCCTGGGGCTTCTAGGCAATGGGTTGGTGATGTGGGTGGCTGGGTGGAAGATGCAGAGGACGGTGACCACCGTCTGGTTCCTCCACCTGACGGCCGCTGACCTCCTATGCTGCCTGTCCCTACCCTTCTCGTTGGCCCACCTGGCCCTCGGGGGCCACTGGCCCCACGGCCAGCTCCTCTGCAAGCTGGTCCCGGCCACCATCGTCCTCAACATGTTTGCCAGTGTGTTCCTGCTGACGGTCATCAGCCTGGACCGCTGCCTCCTGGTGACGCGGCCGGTCTGGTGCCAGAACCACCGCGGGGTACGGTTGGCCACTGCAGTCTGCGGGGCCGCCTgggtcctggcctttgtcctctgcctgcccatcctcctctaccGGGAGACCTATGTGGATGGGCCCCTCTGGCGCTGTGGCTACAACTTTGGCCACCACGCCTCTCTGGACGGCCTCGAGGACACCGGCCTCATGGACATCGGCCTGGTGGGATTCTCCGactcttctcctcctactccaGAGATGGATGATCTTGGAACACTGGATGTTCCCCTCAGGGCTCGGGATGCCCTCCTCACAGGCTCAG includes:
- the C3AR1 gene encoding C3a anaphylatoxin chemotactic receptor, producing MGRMSVPWGNTSSPDSPLQQSHSLPELLSMVILSFTLVLGLLGNGLVMWVAGWKMQRTVTTVWFLHLTAADLLCCLSLPFSLAHLALGGHWPHGQLLCKLVPATIVLNMFASVFLLTVISLDRCLLVTRPVWCQNHRGVRLATAVCGAAWVLAFVLCLPILLYRETYVDGPLWRCGYNFGHHASLDGLEDTGLMDIGLVGFSDSSPPTPEMDDLGTLDVPLRARDALLTGSDWLLGSSLPWDPLDTKAGHPSSIPNPDLSPRGDLLPTEMPSQPPGELDLDTDFWDDLIKIYAAESQVPGPLVAMTLTRLGLGFLVPLAIMVACYSVTVVRVQSSRFAVGQTRTFWLATRVVAAFFTCWAPYHLVGVLSLLATPDSPLDHAVAALDPLTQALASANSCINPLLYALAARDFRVRARLSLRSILEAAFSEGLSHSSTCPPSQAVALSIDPLGTEV